The genomic window ATACTTGTGCAGATTAGATTAGGTAAACTCGAATCGTAAAACTTAATACATTGACTAGTAAACTCAATAAGGATCAAGCTCCTCTAAAGTGAGGATCTTTTATCCAATTAATAATTACCTGAAGAAGGTTGAGGATGCTCTCAAGTGTTGCAGTTTTGTCAGGTCCAACTTCATAGGATCTAATAACAATAGTTTGTCTATAACCAACTCCACCTTCAACCATGAGACCTTGCCTATGAGGATCAACAAGCTGCTTCTTTGTTGGGATATTCTGGCGCTGTCCATTATTGTTCCCATTAACAGTAACAACAGAGTGATCAAGAGTGGTTGAGGCGACAACTGACTCAACAACCTTAACTGCCGAAGACCTTAGAGTAGTCCCATTAATCACGATGTTGTTTGGTTGTTGCTTACTATGCCTTTCATGTTTGGAACAACACCTCACAAcatatgcagatgctggatatgAGACAATAGTAGTAATAGTAGTAATATtcattcttgtgtttcttcctactcttcttttttcttttggattttttgtcccttttttttcCGACCTGAAATGCTAAATCACAAACTTAGtcaaattttatgtttgaatGAAATTCTCTTCTAGTTTTAGTTAGTAAAATAAAGGGTCCCTGGGATTCTAAAAAAGACATGGTCTTTATAGGTTACTTTAGGCGGAACAAACTATATAGGAGTTGGAAGACATAAGCATTGTGATATGTTTGGTCTCATATAACAAGGAGAGGACCTTTGGTATTTGCTGCTCAACTACCCTTTTTAGTTATCTAAGTGGAAAAGGCAACTACCTAGGAAAGATCGAATCAACTAAAGAGGACACTTACATGGGCGTTTTAGTTTATGTTTGAGAATTTTGTAGGATTCTGAAATTTTGATTTTGACATTTTTTCCTTAGGTAATTCACTAGCTCTGCTAATTTGTCGTCACAAACTTTCAGAATTGCTTTAGCTATGGATATCTGTTGGTACATATGTATTTTGTGATTGCTTAATAATCAGATTTGGGATGttattttgttgatttattttttaaataaagaaattattttaaaaagcttatagataattttaaatttttgttttgatGTCTTTTTCTAAATATATATTGTCTCTTAACATAAGAAAAAATCCCACAATATCTATAAGTtggtagaagaaaataaaatgatcTCGTTATAATTGAATTATGATAAACATTATGGAAATGTGAATATTAAAGTATGCTATATCCTTATTTGCCGAGACAGAGTGACAGACACTGTTGCTTTGGTTTCCTGTTAGTAATTGCTACCAGTCTTATGTGCGAGTAACTTCGAGAAGAAAAAGTTTTAGTGGTGGAAGTTtttccaataaaaaaaaatacatgaatCCTTTAAAACTTTAGCGTGGAGGAATCCGAATCTTCTTGGAATTACTATGTTTTCTGTAGTTTGCAAGGGATGTCGGAAATTATGAGAGCTATTAGAGAAAGTTTAGAGTTCTTTCACTTTGATCAATGCATAATTTAGTATTTCATCGACACCAATAAACAAAGATTAACTGATCTGCTATAACTTTTTCAGCACAAGCCAAGAAAAGGAATATACTAGTACGTGATCGATGGAGGTTAGTTATCAGCACAACAAAACCAAGAATTTGATAAACGGGACCAACATTAAGACAAATAACGGTAGCTTAAGACATTGCAAAAGTTTAAAACTAGTTTGTCGTAATTCATAATCTCTTTACGATCTATTCAGCTTCTTTGGCTGCATTCATTGTTGTCTATAAAATGTCAAAATGTCACTAGAGTATATTTGGAAATCAACTAGAATTTAATTCGGATTAACCGTTATAGATACACTAAGAGTTATAAAGAACCCTCACAAAGCATGAAGATGTAGATTCTTTTGTTTGTTCTTTAACTGTTGTCATGATTTCAAGTTAAATATTAGTGCTTGTCGCTCCTAATAAACATTGAGAAAAAGCAGGATGAAAACTTCTATTACTTTGTTACTAGTGGTTTATCTTTTATCATCCTGTTCCAGTGGTCACCAAATGAGTTGTCTTATGTATTTTATCAATCTTTTTCTAATTAGTAACTTTTTTTTCCTCCTGTTATGTCACTTTCATACTTCATAAAGTTTTCTTAGCCTGTAACCATGCAGTAAATGTTAACTGTCATAATCACTCTGGAGGATAACATAATGAGAAATTATGCAGCAACTTACTAAAATTGCATGGTTAGTAACGGGAAAATAATTATGTACTATCATTGTAACAATAATCTATTGCGTTTGTGATTCTAACTAGTGTGTACAAACTAAATTaggaacaataaaaataaaagccttctatgtgtttgttttgATCAATTAACTGATTTCGCAGGCACAATTTGGACACCCATACCACACATTTGTAACTCGAATCAACCAACAGAAGTATCCCTTGGAGTGTTCTAGCCTTCACGATCCATTAGCTTTTGAAGAATAGCCTGCCAAAAGATACAACGAATTATGCTCCCATCACCTACCTCCACATATGTGGCGCGTAACAATGAAACAAGCTAAGAACGTATAGAGTGAAACAGAAAATGATAATGACCCTATACGCAATCAAGTGATGTCAATGATAATCCATGCGATTCTCATTTCTCAATGTGGCACATAAATAGAATGAAGATTGTGGCTTACGGGGCATGAATGATATGCTCTTAGTCCCTGATTCAGTTCAGCAGATGAGATTAAAAGCTTGACAGGACGATATTCAACGGACAAACTATGCCCTCTATTGTCTGCGAAGCATATTAATTCCCGATTTATAAGGTGTTCAAATGCCTACAAAAGTGTTAAAAGATGAGCTTCAGGTTGGGGACAAATCACATAAGCTACAGGAAATACAACCATATCATCATGcgttatatttattatatatattaattacatGTTTGGCTCAAATAGATAAATCATTAAAATTTTATACACCTACCCTTAAGCAGACATTTCGATCATAGTAATCAGAAGTCTGGAAGGAATCATGTATACTTTTATACTCTGCAGAATAAGGTAGACACGTTAAGGGACGCCAAAAATGGGAAAGTGAAATAACACCACAAAAGTTTACCTTTCATAACAGAATTGAAGTTGCAGAAGCTTTTCTCTTTAACTTCCAACCTCTTCATGCAAACCAAAATGTAAAGTTCTAAAATGGAGGAATCTGCTGGACCAAGAAGAAATAAACCAatacataaaaaaagaaaaagaaagaaagagagtattTTTATAAAACAGAATTTGAATGTGTCGACAGTCATAAagtaaaaatatgaaaaaatggCGTACTTCTTAGACATTCCAGTTTTGGTTGCCTATTAATACTTGAAAATGCGGTTTTGAAGTTCTCAAGGGACAGAAACCCAGTCTTCAAATCCATTTGAGAGATAGCACAGAATCTGGATCATTTAACTCACAAGTCTATGACAATGGCCTATTTGACATACAAGAGCTAACAGAATGGTAAACAAGTCACTTACAGGAACTTTAGCAAATGCTTAACAGAGGAGTCAAAATTTAGATAGTTACTGAAGGTTTCTTTGAACCTTTTGTCTTCTACAATATTCTGTAGTTTGTCAAGGAATTCTTTACGAGGTACATAAATGtgaagaaaacacaaaagtaaGTATTCTCAACATAAGAAACGTTATTATAGACATGAATTAACTGACAGAAACATACACTGAACAGATTGAAAATGATAGCAGCAGCAAAAAAAGGATACTTGGACCTTTCTATTAAATTCAATAGCATAATCACGGGGAAAGCTTGAATCTACTGGTATTGTAAGCATGTGCACCAGCAAGCTGCATACCAAGAAGTCAAGAAACAGTTTTTTCGACATCATATCAAGCAGGAGCCAATCCAGAGGAAATTACAGTTTATCTACCTCTGTGAGTCTTCCATTGAAGGCGGAGTAAACAACAGCTTTCTATGTGAAAATCGAGATCGTACTCTTTTCTCCAACAGCTGATCAGCATCCTGCAAGGTGGATCATCTTGGTTTGTTTTACGATGATCTATATGAGAACTTTATGAAGAGGATTTTGTTTTCTCAAAATATTGCAAAATTCCcaatacaataataataataattttaaaatcacaaattGACAACATTTTAAACAAAGCCTTTTAGTTTTCTTAATCAACCAGGTAAAGAAATTCAGACGTGATGAATTTATAAGTGATAACTACTTGAAATTTCATAAGTAAAGGAGAGATAATTATTAAGCACACACCAGCCGACAGCTAATGCCAACTACAACAGCCTGTGATGTTACTGATTGCATTGCATCCAAGAGGCTATAAAGTAACCGCTGTTTGCCCTGCAGAGAATCAGGATAGAGTTATGGCAAATGTGAGGGCAAAAGCTAAACCAAGAAAGTCGTCAATTGATCATAACTAAAATTGTAACCCAAAGTCTGCGCTACAAGCTTTGATAAATAATGTATGTAGGAAAGCAGATATAGCCTTACCTGAGCAAAGAGGTCAAACTCATCCAAAACAAAAATGACTGTTTTATGTGCTAATCCACATTCCCTAGAAAACAACGATTTATACAAGCTTTAGAATGTAATATTATTTCTTCAAAATTTTACCAAGAGAAAAGTTTACTCACTTTAGCATTGCTACCATAAATTGGGAGTTGTCATCAAACGATGCCTGCAAAAAGTGAAACTcaaaataattaacatatagCCTAGTTGTAAAAGCATAGGACAAATCTTGCGAAGTTAAGTCTTATTACCGATTTTGAGAATAGTAACTGATGCTCCATACATAACTGCCTAGCTATTTCCTGATTAATCATAAATTATGACAACAAATGAAACATTATAACAGGAAGCAGTGCCTCATAAACCTACTGATTCCAACTCAATTGTAGATTCACAAGTTCATAACAGACATTTGAAAATGATATTGTGAAAGTTCatcaaataaaattgaaaaaaaaaaaaaaaaactctaagcTAGCTCAGGGTTGATGATTATCCTACGTTTGAGCTGGTTCAATAAGTGTAGCCAGATTATTTGAGAATTGCAAACCTTGAATGCTGAAATGTCATCGCTATGTAGAAGTCCACTTAACCTGATCTGTAACAATCAAGGAAACGAATAACtcaaaaatagaaaacaagaagaaaaagaaagagagaaagagaaagcaaataATACCACTGAAATTGACTCGGGATATTCATCCAGCAAATCCCGAATGACAAGCTCCAACACCTAACATAGAGGATACAGTTACGACGAAATTGAAGAAACCGTTAAGCGAAGAGTAAGAAGAGAGTAGTTAGTTAGAGAGAAAACAAACGGAAATCTTGCCGGAGCCGCGAGGACCGAGAAGGAGAATGGAATTGTTGCAAGCCTCAGTAACGGAACTAGAAATCATGAATTTAAGCTTGCTATAGTTGCTCTCTGGAGAATCATAGAGTGCCTTGAACGCGAATTTGGGGTCACAGACTCTGCTTCGAAGCAGATTCAACGCCTTCTCTTTGTGATTCTCCCCCTTCATCTCCATTCCCGATCGATTATTTGGCGGGAAAAATATGTTCTCCTCTACTGTTGCGGGAGCGGGAAGCTATATATTTGTAGAACAGGCCCAATGTTATTGGCCCAACAATAAGGCCCAAGCCCAATATTAGCGTAAGAAATAACGAACCAAAGaagcaaccaaaaaaaaaaaaaacgaaccaAAGAAAAAACGTGACGTTTGAGTAAGCGGAAGTGAAAAAATATCAATCTTGTGGAACAGGAACCAACCGTTCGATACGCCGAAGCCATGGGAACCGTTCCGATGAACATCGCTTCCCACGTCGACCTCCGTTCACGATTCCACCTCACGTCGTCTTCATCCTCGTCGTCTTCCTCATCCTCCTCTGTGCGGGTTTCCAACTTTTCTAAAACTATCAGCTTGAGCTTCCCTCTCTCTCGGAGGAAGCAGGGGAGGTTAGGTAGGTTTCCTTGCTTCGCCGTCGATGACGACTTCAGAGTCCAGCAGCAAGACCTCGCCAATACTACTTCAGCTGCTGTTGGCTCTGCCACTGAAGAAAGACCCACCGGTAACTACACCTAAATTGATTGTCGAGTCTTTTTGTCTTTTCTTTGTGGTGATTGTTTCTCTTATAGGCTTTGAGCTCTGATCATATATCAATTTGGAGTATTACCAATGTTTTAGTTATAGGTGTCTTTTACTTATCATTGAGCTTCTTATATTTATCCTATGGTTGTTGCTCTTTAAGTTTGTTCATTTTATCCATTGAAGTCCACAAATCATTGAACTCTGACATGGTAAAATTTTGCTTACTTATTGTCCTTTATTTCTTTGAAATGTTGAGCAATGATAATGCTCATAAGTTTCTTCAACTGTTGAATATATGGTTAAGATTTTGTCACTTTTGTATGCTAGAAAATACGGATCTGCTTCCTGGTACAAATGGAGATGCTCCAGATAATTTTAAGCAAGATGGCGAAGGAAGTGCTATCTATGATTTCCTTTATCCTAGTAAAGAGCTTCTTCCCGATGATAAAGAAATGAGCATATTTGATCATCTTGAAGAGCTGCGACAGAGAATCTTTGTATCAGTTCTAGCTGTTGGAGGAAGCATTCTCGGATGCTTTGCATTTTCGAAAGATCTGATAGTGCTTCTAGAATCTCCTGTGAAGACACAGGGTGTAAGATTTCTTCAGCTAGGTCCTGGAGAATTTTTCTTTACAACTTTAAAGGTAAGATTCCTTAGTCTTTGGGGATAATATCTTCGTCTGATATCATTTCATGCAAAATCAAACTATTGCTGTACTGCGAGCTCATTACCACAAATGTGCAAGGCAATCTCAATATTTTTTCATATGGCCATTATAACTAGttatcaaataaagcttatgCCATATTATAATTTATGCTTGTTCTTTGACTAATTGTTTTTGTCACTAAGACTCAGCTTGAACTCGAATTCATATGAGACGATACTGAATACCCAAATAAATAGTGGTTTATAAGAACAAGAAACATGATTTTTGGATAACTGACTGTCTTTATCTGGCCTAAATCTGTTTCCTACCCACTTAACTACAATGCGGTGAGAAATATGTGCATTTCATGTTTTGTTGTGCATGAACTTCCCCAATCTTCACGCCCATCTATTTGACATCAAAATCTGtcatgtaaaaaaaatatataagaaacAACCTTCCTTGAGTTGATTTTTGGCAATTTTGTCTTACAGGTGTCTGGATACTGTGGCCTCCTCTTGGGAAGTCCCGTAATACTGTATGAGATTATAGCCTTCATACTTCCAGGTCTCACAAAAGCTGAAAGAAAGTTTCTAGGGCCAATTGTATTGGGCTCGTCAGTTCTTTTCTATGCCGGAATAACCTTCTCCTATTTAGTTCTAACACCTGCAGCCTTAAACTTCTTTGTTAATTACGCTGAAGGTGCTGTTGAGTCGTTATGGTCTATTGATCAATACTTTGAGTTTGTCCTTGTCCTTATGTTCAGCACAGGCTTATCTTTCCAGGTATTTCTTCCCCTAGGCCCCTATATTTTCTACATAATTTCTTTATGCATTTATGGTGATTGGAATAGCACCTCCTTGCTGAGTGACACCCATATTAGGGAATTGGGTCGAGTGCTATATTGTGTGTCCCTCCAACAAAAAGCAAATGTACATCATAATAGGAAAGAGAAATCATACATATAAATATGTCTGCTTCAGGTCATTTTGGGGTTATGCAAAACATGGTTGATGTATGCTAATAATAAGATAGGGCTTGTCTACACCAAATTTGTAGTCTTTATCTTATCATTCATTTCGATAATTTTTTCATAGATTATAGTTCAGGAAACAAGGAGTCAAGAAGTATTGTGTAAGAGAAATGCTAGAGGGCCATTagaattttttgtttttgacCATTTTTAGCTATCAACTCAATTCCTTTAGTGTAGTAATTCAACAAACATATTCTAGCCCATACTTCTAAACATTGATGGTTAATTGATGggcaaaaacaataaattctgatcGTTCTCTAGTATTGCTCACTGTGTAATTATATCTGAATAGAGTTGTTTAAATGCAATCTCCTTTCTCCCCCTCCCAAACTTTAGTGGAAACTAACTGAAGCCATATTGCAGGTACCTGTTATACAATTCCTATTGGGACAACTTGGGTTGGTGTCCGGAGACCAGATGCTATCAGTTTGGAGATATGTTGTGGTTGGAGCAGTGGTGGCAGCTGCTGTTGTTACACCCTCCACTGATCCACTCACTCAAGTTCTTCTAGCTGCACCTTTGTTGGGTCTTTACCTAGGTGGTGCATGGGCTGTCAAGCTTACAGGACGGTGATCTTTGTCCCACATATCTTAGTAATTAGTATGTGCAAGAATATTTTTTGTCTGCCTGAACAAATGTTAGTGTACATTCACGAAGCAATCTAGtgtatatttttaatttgtaccATAGCATTACCCTTCCtatatttatgttttatttaaatttttgtccGATATGGATATGTAACTATTTGTCCCAAAATTACATCAAGTTTTGACGATTTATATATGAATTGACTTTTACCCAACATTATATATGTATTACGGCACATGATTAACAGTTTAATTTGGAAAATATCGATCACATTAGTAACAATTTAAAGATAGATAATTTTGATACACTAGGTGATATAGCACTATGTAATTATTAAAGACTAGTGAACTTTGAATCTTTGTGTCTAGTtttaatttaacatttataaTAAAGGGATTTATATCTATAGAATTGTACGTGTCATAATTCTATAAACCCATCTTTTCCTAAAATATAATCCTAACGTGTTAATCAATCATCCATTTTTATATTATCCTACGCCTTTGAATGTTAATGGTTCTGTTGGCTTGTTTTTTAGTCTCAAATTCTCAATCTCACATCTTTAAAATGGTTCAAAATATCGACTATTTTCAAGATCAATTGTGTCATTGACATGCCTCAATTAATGAAGCCTCCGTTTAACATAATACAGCAACATTTTCATCGCCGCTACTGTTAGATATTTAATTTCAACCTTCTGATAGTATCAATTTGAAGATAAAAACACAACTGAATAATTCCTATTGCTTTgagattaaataaaaaatctgaattttgaactCCAGCTCTAATTCTTTTCCTAATAATTCAGAAGAAATATTATCAATGATAGCATTCCATAATCATCAAAAGCTCAAACCTGGTGTTGACAAGAAACAGAAGTATATATATACCTCACAAAAGTGTCATTTATAATCAAATTGTGGCACATATATATGTTCCTCACCCTCCCAAAAAGACctctaaaaaagaaaaagcagcGGCACACACATCAGCTCTACTAATTGCTTAATGTAATATTTTCGATTTTGGCTTCTATATCAGCAGTACTAGAACTACTTATTTCGGAGGCAAGCTGTGTCAATGAACTCTTC from Arachis ipaensis cultivar K30076 chromosome B09, Araip1.1, whole genome shotgun sequence includes these protein-coding regions:
- the LOC107616736 gene encoding origin of replication complex subunit 4, with translation MEMKGENHKEKALNLLRSRVCDPKFAFKALYDSPESNYSKLKFMISSSVTEACNNSILLLGPRGSGKISVLELVIRDLLDEYPESISVIRLSGLLHSDDISAFKEIARQLCMEHQLLFSKSASFDDNSQFMVAMLKECGLAHKTVIFVLDEFDLFAQGKQRLLYSLLDAMQSVTSQAVVVGISCRLDADQLLEKRVRSRFSHRKLLFTPPSMEDSQSLLVHMLTIPVDSSFPRDYAIEFNRKVQNIVEDKRFKETFSNYLNFDSSVKHLLKFLFCAISQMDLKTGFLSLENFKTAFSSINRQPKLECLRNSSILELYILVCMKRLEVKEKSFCNFNSVMKEYKSIHDSFQTSDYYDRNVCLRAFEHLINRELICFADNRGHSLSVEYRPVKLLISSAELNQGLRAYHSCPAILQKLMDREG
- the LOC107619063 gene encoding sec-independent protein translocase protein TATC, chloroplastic; the encoded protein is MGTVPMNIASHVDLRSRFHLTSSSSSSSSSSSSVRVSNFSKTISLSFPLSRRKQGRLGRFPCFAVDDDFRVQQQDLANTTSAAVGSATEERPTENTDLLPGTNGDAPDNFKQDGEGSAIYDFLYPSKELLPDDKEMSIFDHLEELRQRIFVSVLAVGGSILGCFAFSKDLIVLLESPVKTQGVRFLQLGPGEFFFTTLKVSGYCGLLLGSPVILYEIIAFILPGLTKAERKFLGPIVLGSSVLFYAGITFSYLVLTPAALNFFVNYAEGAVESLWSIDQYFEFVLVLMFSTGLSFQVPVIQFLLGQLGLVSGDQMLSVWRYVVVGAVVAAAVVTPSTDPLTQVLLAAPLLGLYLGGAWAVKLTGR